The genome window CCAAGGGCTGAGGCAGGTCTCACTGCCTTCAATCTTTTGTTACTTTAACAAACATCTCTGCAGCATCTGCTGGGTGTCTGGCACTGCTGGGTCCTGGCCATTCAGCTGAGTAAGACCCCAGCTATCCCCTCCTGGGTGATAGCTGAGGTACCAGCCCACACCCTGTTACTCCTAGGTTTCTGGTGGTGACATATATTGAGAAGTACAGGGATCTGTTAGGGCTGGTAGTAGGGGTGCTTGACTGAGGCTGGGGCAGATCAGGAGAGCCTCTCTGAGGTGGTGACACTGAACTGAGCCCTAACAGTATAGCTGGGATGAGCAGTCCATGCAGTGGGAGCTGCAGGATCCTGTGCTGAGTTCCCTGAGAGAGCAGTGTGCAGTTCAGGAGCTGAATCAAGGCCAGAGTAGCTGGAGTACCTTCTTGTCTCCACCTGCCTAGGAGCCTGTCAGGGCCTCAGCTGAATGGGACCCCACTCTGAGGTCTCAGCCCCAAGCGTGGGTCTGTACAGATGTGACATCAGGTTTCCCATGGCTACACTGAAAAGGTGAGGGCCTGAGATGGGAGAGGAGAAGGTGCAGGGTCCAGCTCCATTCTCAGGTCTCTGGCCTGAGTGACCCACCAGATACTCATCAGGTGTCCTGCTTTCTCCCAGTGGTGGGAGGTGTAGGGGCATGTGATGTGAAGCTGTGATGTTTTCCTGGAATATGGGTTCCTGGCCCCATCACCACTCGGAGCCCCCTTCTGAGCTACGTGACTGGGCAGGAGCATGGATAGATTTTCCTGAATTCTCTTAATGCATTGGGGGCTGAGAAGTCAAACAGACCTGGCTCTGGGTTCTAGTCCTGCCCCTAGGTATATGCAGGCCTTGAATTCTTGGGAGGGAGCAAGTGTGTTCTTTGAATAATTGCACTGCAAGAGAGGTGGAATGACCTTAGAGATCGTCCCCTAGGGCTCACTTACCTGCCCCTCCATCTTGGTTTTCCTGAGCTTCACTCAGAATCTGCTGGGACTTGGAGAGGGGATAGTTTGAGCATCTGGTCTCAACTGTGTgcatgggttttttttcctttgccacAAAAAGTgacattcagagaaaaaaaatgacaagatgtCCATCTCATAactcctttcccttcccactcTTGCTCTTCTTCAACCTCCCCAAGACTGAACCCTAGCTGGGGTGAGGTAGCAGGCCAGGCCTTTTCAGATGAGGTCAGCAACATTGAGTGGCATCTCCTCAATGGAAGTGTTATAGAAGGTCTCAATATCTCAAAGAATTATCTTCTGTTGCCATATTAATAGCCACACCCTTATGACCAAAACGTCTATTCTAGCTGATTCTGTGGATATACTTTTCTTTCCTGGTGGGAAGGTCATTCAGCTGCATGTTTTCTTTGTGAAATAAGTCTCACTGTTTGACATTTTCCATCCAAGCAGGAAATTGAGGATTTGGAGAAAGTTGGTACCCTAACGAACTTCAGGGTGTGTAGCATAGAGATGATTTTTCCcaaaagatttcattttaaaagtagaaataaactgcctgaccaggcggtggcacagtgaatagagcgttggactgggatgcagaggacccaggttcgagaccccgaggttgccagcttgagcgtgggttcatctggtttgagcaaagcttatcagcttggacccaaggtcgctggctcaagcaaggggttactcggtctgctgaaggcctgtagtcaaggcacatgagaaagcaatcaatgaacaactaaggtgtcgcaacgaaaaactgatgattgatgcttctcatctctctccgttcctgtctgtctgtccctatctatctctctttctgactctgtctctggaaaaaaaaaaaaaaaaggtagaaataaaCTTAGGAAAAGTAGAACAGCAACCCTGTCTACTGATGAGAAGCAGAGCTGTGGGGAAAGACAAGGTCGGAGGCAAGTGTCTGTTATCTTGCATCTCTGTGGGCCCCCAGGCTCCATGCTGGGCACTGGCTCTCATCCCTACGGCACAACCAGCTGTGCTCCCTAGTAGGCCTGCCTCCAGAGAAGATCCATGGTGctcatttgttttctcattcactaAATAAATATCAGGGGTGTCTTCTGTCAGTATAGATCAgcaaaacttgttttaaaaattgagataggcctgacctgtggtggcgcagtgggataaagcgtcgacctggaacactgaggtcgccggttcgaaaccttgggcttacctggtcaaggcatatatgggagttgatgcttcatgctcctcccccttctctctctctcactcctctctctctaaaaaaaaaaaaaaatcaataaataaaaaattgagataattgccctggtcaggtagctcaattggttagcatCCTCCTAAAGCACagtttgccggtttgatcccgtcagggcacttacaggaacagatcgatgttcctttcactctatctcccttcctctctcactaaaatcaataaaaaaaaatttttttaattgagataacagcctgaccaggcagtggtgcagtggatagagcgtcggattgggactcggaggacccaggtttcaaaccccgaggtcacgagcttgagcgcaggctcatctggttagaacaaagctcaccagcttgagcccaaggttgctggcttgagcaaggagtcactctgtctgctgtagccttcccggtcaaggcacatatgagaaagcaatgaacaactaaggtgcagcaacaaagaattgatacttctcatcactctcccttcctgtctgtccctctctctgtctctgtcacagacacacacacaaaattgagaTAACAGTTACACATTCCATACAATTTACCCTTTAAAAGCTTACAATGTGGCAGTTTTTAGTACATTTCACAacattgtgcagccatcaccactgtAGTTCTGAAACATGCTCATCACCCCAAAATGAAGCCCTGTGTCCATTAGTGCCACTACCCATTCCCTCCCTGACCCCCTGGCACTTTTTCTTAACACTTTATTGAGATACAGTGCATATACTATACTACTCACCCATTTGAAGTGTACAATTGAGTTTTGGCatatacacagatatacacagccatcaccacagtcaattttaaGACAGCCCCCAAAAGAATCCCAAACTCTTCCAACTATCACTGACCTATGTCCTTGTCCCCCAGCCTAAGCAACCGCTAATCtgcattgtgttttcttttccattctcatTCATTTTCTAACATTTCCACtgatagaagcatcaactcattccatttagctgtgtactCATCGATTGCTTTTTGTAAGTGTCCTGaacggggatcaaacccacgacctccaTGCGCCAAGATGACACTTTTCATTgagacacccagccagggccctcgtttatttttaaagatagaacaggccctggccggttggctcagtggtagagcgtcggcctggcgtgcagaagtccagggttcgatttccggccagggcacacaggagaagcgcctgtctgcttctccacccctccccctctccttcctctctgtctctctcttcccctcccgcagctgaggctccattggagcaaagatggcccgggcattggggatggcttcttggcctctgccccaggtgctagagtggctctggtcgcaacagcgacgctccggaggggcagagtgtcgtccctggtgggcgtgccgggtggatcccggtagggcacatgcgggagtctgactgtctctccccgtttccagcttcagaaaaatacaaaaaaaaaaaaaaaaagaacagcaagcctgacctatggtggtgcagtggataaaatgtcaacctggaacgctgaggtcaccagttcaaaaccctgggcttgcctggtcaaggcacatatgggagttgatcattcctgctccttccttttctctctctctctctaaaaataaataagatcttaaaaaataaaaagaacagcaacagGTGGGGTGCCTGGAGGCAAGGAAATGTTGGTGTTTTGTGAGGGTCCCTTCCCTTTGCCTTTCTGCTGCCCTGGGCACGTGAATAATAGCCAGCACAGAGCATAATAGAAAGGTAAATCTTCCAGAAGAGCCCTTGTGGCCTCAGAATATGAGGCTGTTGCTCACTCTATTGGGGCACCGTGTCCTAGTGGACATGGTTGAGTCAAGGGAAAGGCGTAAGTTCCTACAATGACCTTGCCTAGTAAGAGGTCCCAGCAAGGCTGCCTTAACTGAATGTAGTATTGGCTACATGGCACTGCAGAAGTGGGTTTCCTTTTGGCTGGAACAGGTCCCACTCAGCCATCGATTGTCCTTCATCTGCTGTGTACCAGGACATCTGGAGCAGGACAGGAGGTGGCAAGCATGCTTTCTCAAATTAGGGACTTATCCCAGAGGTTTCCCCATGCTCATCAGCAGTTATCCCTCcatcctcctccccagcccctggcacccatAAATCCACTTCCTTTACTTGTGAATTTGtgtattctggacatttcatataaatgaaatcatacactctgtggccttttgtgtctggcttctctcatttAGGCGCCACGTTGTAGCAAGCATCAGTGCtctccttttcatggctgaggaatattccattgtgtagatggGTCATGTTGTGTTTATCTGTTTGTTAGCTGGTAGATATCCAGGTTGTTTCCACGTATGCATATTGTGAATcctgctgctatgaatatttgggTGTAAGTTTTTGCAtggatgtatgttttcatttctcaagGAAGTACCCTGCGGGGCGGAGGGGGGGTGTTAAAATTGCTGTTTGATCCTTTGAAGAGCTGCCGGACTGTTTACAAAGTGGCTGCGTGAGTTTATGACAGTACTGTTACTGCATGCTGGGTTCTGTGCTGGTCATTTCCAGCAAGGTTATGTTGACTGCACTGCACAGTGCCTCTGCGATGGGTTCGTGTCCTAGGAGCTGAGCAGGTTGCAGACCTTCATAGCCAGGTCTCCCTGGCTCCTGCTTCCCAGTGCTCCTGACAGGTCACACCTGAGCAGTTGTTTGGGGTTCTGGCCTCAAATCTTAGCATGAGATTTTACCACCCTGCTCCCTAGGAGACCCCAGTCCCAATGTTGTAACCTCCAGAAGGAGATTGCTGTTAGGTCTTGTCCTTCAGATATCTGCTATTATTGGATCTGTTCTCAAGAACATGGCCTACTTCTGTTTCTGGAATGTTCTGGAAGTGGTAGCCAGGCTCCTCGAACTAGAGGCCCCATCCCTCTGTAGGTCCAGGCATTCATCCCTGCTCTAGACCGTGGCATCTACTATGGGCCTGGTGTTGAGGGTGCAGGGTGGTCCAGTGCGTCCCACAGCCACTGACTCCTCTCTGTCCGCAGCCCAAGCGGGAAGAAGTTCCGCAGCAAGCCGCAGCTGGCACGTTACCTGGGCGGCTCCATGGACCTGGGGGCCTTCGACTTCCGGACGGGCAAGATGCTGATGAGCAAGATGAACAAGAGCCGGCAGCGGGTGCGGTATGATTCCTCCAACCAGGTCAAGGTGAGCTGCCCTGCCCCACTCCATCCAGTCACATTTGGAGTTGGGGGTCACCACTTCAGACCCACTATAGTGGAGGGGAGCTGATACTATAATCCAATTTACTGATGTTGAAGTTGTAACGATTTGCTGAGGAATTTTGAAGGCCACatcaaaacagaaacaagatACCGTTTGTCATTCTGTCCCTTGAGAGGTCCCCAGCTGCCTCTGATGCCTGTCACACTTTCCCTCCCAGCACAGCATCGTTAACAGCTGGTAATCCACATGGTCACCCAGTGATGCTGTGTGTTCCTCAGTCTCTGATGGATGCATGTACAGAAAAACTTTAACTTTAAAAACTGTCCCTGCCTGGGCCACAGGACAGCCTGGGACagccccaggccaatgcttcacAGACAAAGAGGCACAGGAGGCCATGATGGGGCCGGTGTGTGTCCAGAGCCCCACTGAAGGCAGCAAATGGGCAGGCGCAGTGTGGCCTCTGGGTCCCTGAGTGCCACAGGGTATGTTAGTGACTGGGGAACAGGGAGTCAGGTCCTGCGAGTCTGGGTGCCAGTGTGCCTGTCTCCACAGGGCAAACCTGACCTGAATACAGCCCTCCCTGTCAGGCAGACAGCATCCATTTTTAAGCAGCCGGTGACCAAGATCACCAACCACCCCAGCAACAAGGTGAAGAGTGACCCCCAGAAGGCTGTGGAACAGCCCCGGCAGGTGAGCACACACCTGGGCCAAGTCAGGCCCAGTCTGAACCCTCAGTTCTCTCCATGGTaagtcctctctctctgtctctctctctctctccctctccctttctctctctcctttttgttttgttttgtgacagagagacagacagcgagggacagacagacaggaagggagagatgagaaacatcagttcttcgttatagctccttagttgttcattgattgctttctcatatgtgccttgaccagtgggctacagcagagcgagtgaccccttgctcaagccagcgacctttgggcgcaagctagtgaccttggggtcatgtctctgatcccacactcaagccagtgaccccgtgttcaagcctGATgggccctcgctcaagctggcgacctcagggttttaaacctgggccctctgtatcccagtccgacactcttctgtgccaccacctggtcaggctctatttctttttttaaacaggcttaattcaatttatttttcttatataaaattatgtggtGGCCACAGctggagcctgggtcctctgcacagaCACTCTAGTGTGGGTCTTTACAAGATGATCAGTGAATTCCGGATAGACTTGGTGAACACAGTCTCTTTCCATAGGTCGGGGGAGAGACAGCTATAGGTCTTAGAGATGGCATCAAAGGTGACCTTGGCAAAGTTGCCCAGGGTGGCATTGTAACACCTGGCCAAGGTATACCAGTTGTCAATACTGGCCATCAGCAGCAGCTTCTTGGGCACAGGAGCTGAGACAATGCCAGTGCCCCTGAGGGTGGGGATGAGGTACACCAGCACAGAGTCACAGTGTCCAGTCACCTGGCTAGGGACAGGTGAAGCTTGCCAGTCTTGTTCTCCCACTAGCCTCACTCTACAGGGATAATAGAGAGCTTGGCCAGGATGATAACCTCAAGATGGCAGTGGCTAGTTCCTTAGAGCACTTATCCATTGTAGTACCCAGTGACAACAAATGTCTTGAACTGGGTCCTCTGGCCAGTGTGTATGTGCTTTTGCATGGACATAATTTTCAAAACCTTATCTTTGAGGGCTCTGGCCAgctaactcagttggttaagggtttcatcccaaaatgacaaggttgcaagttcaatccccagtcagggcacacatgggaagtaaccaaagaatgcacgactgagtggaacaacaaactaatGCTTCACTTTCCCCTCccagtctctcccttcctctctctgtctctctaaatcgatgaataaataaaaaaaaaaaaattaagctctgaccagatagttcagttagttggagcatcgtcctgaagcacagacgttgctggttcaacccccagtcagggcacatacaggagcagctcagtgttcctgtctgtctctctccatgcttctctttttctttttttttttaaagccagatttttattttatttattcattttagagaggagagagagagggagagagagagacagagaagagagagacagaagggggggaggagctggaagcatcaactcccatatgtgccttaaccaggcaagcccagggtttcgaactggtgaccccagcatttccaggtcgatgctttatccactgcgccaccacaggtcaggttccatgcctctcttaaaaaaaataaacacacaaaaaaaacataaaaaacctcATCCTTGAGAAATGCCCCCAGGAAAAAGTCAATGATCTCAGATTTTTTGATGGGCAGGGTGAAGAGATGAATACAGCTTCTCCAGGGACTTGATCTTCATGTCCTTGGACAGTTGGCCCAGTTTGGTGTGGCCTCAGTGCCGACCTTAATCCTGACCCCAGCCTTGACTTCAGCCCCAGATTCCTGGTGGCCTCCCATTTCAGGATCCTTGGGGCCTCTGGGCCCTTCCACAGCACTGGCAACATCTGCTATTTGGTGTTTCCTTGGAGAAGAAGCTTGGTGCATTCTTCAGGGCCTACAACTGTGGGTCCCTTAGCCCAGGTGCAGGTCAGGAACAGTCACCCCAGAACTTAGTTCTGTGGGGAGCAGAGCCCCATCCTGGCCCTGCTCACCACACAGACAGATGCTATGGCATTTAACAGTGTTTTCTGGCCACTGTTTTCCTGAATATGTAGTTAAGTTTTGTAGAGGgttgttttaaataatatcataCATATATGGCTTTAATAACcttttcaaaactaagaaattaccCATGTGTTACGTATTTACAAACGCCCACACACTGTATAGTGAAGGTGTGCAGGACAGTCCTCTGGGAACCATAATCTGTAATTATTGACAGCACATCTGACATTCTGGGTCTTCATCAAGCTGAAAGCCAGAGTTGGCGTTTCTCTGCCCTAGGAGGACGAGCCTGGGTGTGGACCCCACTGGGTCTAGGGCAGGAACACTGAGGCCATGGCACCCTCATTTCCCAAGCTGGGTTCCAGCAGCCCCAGCCAGGGTAGAGGTCAGAGGTCACACTGAGACCACCATACTACATGTGGATGGGCTTCAGCCATCATCTGGACTGGTGTAGTTCACCTGTGCGTGGGGGTGCCTTGCTATCCCATCGgcctcatgtctgtctgtccggTGGTAGCTCTTCTGGGAGAAGAAGCTGAGTGGCCTGAATGCCTTTGATATTGCGGAGGAGCTTGTGAAGACCATGGATCTCCCCAAGGGCCTGCAAGGTAACCCTAGTCCCCAGGACGGGCAGGGGGAAGTTAAGAGGGTGGCCAGGCCTGCAGGAATAAGGAAGGACCCCTCCAAGCCTTTGACCAGAGGGGCAGGCACCTGGTTCCTGGTCCAAGAGATAGCTGCCCAGAGCGGAACACAGCTTGGGGTGAAGTGGGTAGGGAGGCTGAGCCAGCAGGGGAGTCCTGGAAAGACTTGGGCTCCAATTTTGCTTCTGCACCATGAACCCAACTACCCATCCCTGAGCACGTAGAGCTCCTTTTCTCATGTGAGAACTGCCTGCCCATAAGGGGGGGTTGAGAGCAGCATCCAAGGCTGAGGGACAAAGGTCAGTGCCTGGTGGTGAGTGCTCTTCCTGCACCCTTGCAGGTGTGGGACCTGGCTGCACAGATGAGACCTTGCTCTCAGCCATTGCCAGCGCCCTGCACACCAGCACCATGCCCATCACTGGGCAGCTCTCAGCTGCTGTGGAGAAGAACCCTGGGGTATGGCTCAACACAGCCCAGCCCCTCTGCAAGGCCTTCATGGTGACTGACGAGGACATCAGGTAGTTGCCCTCCCACCCGGCCCTCTCTGTCACTCATGGCCAGTGTGTCTTTGAACTCTTGGGTCTGAGGCCTTTGAGGGTCCTGCTGAGGGGTGGAGTACACTCTCTGTGGCACAGAGGAGGAGGCTctaggcaggggtctccaaactttttacacagggggccagttcactgtccctcagaccattggagggctgccaaatacagtggtcctctcactggccaccactgaaagagatgccccttccagaagtgcagtgggggctggataaatggcctcagggggccgcattgcggcctgcgggccgtagtttggggatgcctgctctagagAATGGCAAGAAGTGGACACACGACAGGAATAGGAAGTACTGGGTGAGAGGTGAAATGGACACATCCTGGGGCTTAAGTGCTGGGCCTGAGTTGGTGGTGCCCAGGTGCAGGTAGATGTGGGGCAGGAAACATCCATTTGATGGAACCTTCTGGAAAAACCCAGTAAAGAGGTGGTTTGAACTGGCACCAGGCAGGAATCCTCTACAAGTACTGAAAGGATAAACATGCATCCTTTAAACTTCAAAATGTCTGTACAGCTGAGATCAAAAGAAATTAGGAACACAGAAGGGACTGGAAACTAGAGCAGGTATGGCATGAGTGGTATATAGGGTCGGGTTGTGGTTATATGGGCCTCCTGTCTTGGCAGTTGGATTCAAAAGCTTCATCAGTATGAGTAAGAAGCCCCTGTGCCCGATACAAGGGAGGACACAGAACTAAGACACCACCCCCAATTCCCCATTGTCAGAGAGTGTGCCCAAGGGAAATGGCAAAAGAGGGAATTGAAAGTATAAGCGAAGAACACAACTCTGAAAAAAACTAAGGATTTTTAAAGCTAAGCAAAACTACAAATAgaagtcacaatgaaaaactcgGGAGCATAAAGTGAGGCAGTAGATTTGGTCCTGTTTGGAGAGGGGATGAGTAGTCAGCAGTGCTGAGAAGACACagtaggaaggagagaaagggcttCCCACCCACAGGACGAGGACTGGGCCAACATTTACTAGACCCGGTGACAGACACAAATGTTGGATTCACATTACAGTGAAGATGCAAAACTCAAGACAGGGAGGATCTTACAAACCACAGCAAGGGGAGGCAGATAGGCAAGCAGACCAGTCTGTCGCCGCTCTCTTTGCCATGGTATCAAGCCGAAAAACAAAGCCATTCCCCACCTAGAGTTCTCTGTCTGCAAACCTTGTCATCCACAGGATGAGTGACTCTCTAGCTAGATGGTGGACTGGGCACTCAAAggtctttttttctatttgcaaACTCCACTCAAGTGATAGAAAAAGAACTCACATATGTATGTTAGACCAGAAGAGCCAGGCAGACTGGAACTGATTTGGGGTAGTGCCTGCCAGGTGGTGGCAAGAGAGTGGAGAAGTCAGTAGACAGGTGTCAGAGCACTTTGAGCCCTCATGGCTCAGTCCCCCCCAGAATTTGAGTGCACTATCAGGAAGGCTGTCAGATCTGCTTACTTGAGAAAAGAGTGTGAGCCACAGGTCAGGGCTAGAGGACCCTCAGGTACCCAAAATCACTGGCCCACATATGTCTGCATGTCCCACTCTCCTGGCCTTGCACCCTGGTCTTCCAAAGTCAGGGACATGTCTTGCCAGCACTCCGTGTGTccccaggaagcaggaggagcTGGTGCAGCAGGTCCGCAAGCGGCTGGAGGAGGCACTGATGGCTGACATGCTGGCCCACGTGGAGGAGTTGGCCCGGGATGGTGAGGTGCCACTAGACAAGCCAGGCActgaagaggaggtggaggatgaggaggatgaggaagaggagcctgAACAAGACCAGGAAATGGAGCACGTATAGAGCGGGTGTAGGTGGACCCCAAGCCACAGCATGTGCTTGGTAGTGACCacagaggggagagacagtccagGAGTCCTTGGGACCTGTTCCACGCCGGATGTAGACTGTGCTGGGAGAACTTTTGTCTCCCTGGAAAAGTCTAGGGTGGCCTGGCCCTCCCTGTCTTTCCAGGCCCTGCCTGAACCCTGCCTGTGTGTGGAGCACCTACAGACTCAGCCTCTGCCTTACTGGGACCAGGCTGTGGGGGAAGGCAGCCCCCCTCCCTTCCTAGGTATGTCCACTCCCCTAGGTCACTGGGTGACCTGGGGTCATGACTGGAGGATGTCTCCCCACATTTGCTCTTTAAAGGGACAGGCTTCCAGAAGTGCTGGTCGTTCTTGGGCCCTACCTGCAGGGGGCTGCCTCTCTGGGTCATGGCTCCTGGATACTGCTGTGCCTCTGGACTCACTGTTGCCACCCTGAGCTTCTCAGACAGGATAGCTGCCCTTTGGCAGCCTGCATGGTTCCCATGGGGGTCAGAGAAAGGTTCTTGAAACAGCCTTGCCTCCTGATCTTGACTGTGAGGGACAATCCTCCAGGCTAACCTGACAGCCCTCCCTGAAGGCGTTGAGGGGCAGTTCCCCGAGAGCCCCCCCCAGCCGGGCCAAGCCATGATGCTCAGAGCGTGTCGGAAAGCAAGCAGCACAACCCAGATGTTTCCTTTCAATAAATCAGTGGTACAAACTAGGCTGGATATCCCTTAACTGCTTTCCTTTTTGTGTTTGCTGCACATAAATGTGAAAGCTGGACTTCACATCTGAAAACCTTGCTGTCTGTGGCCTGGCATGCCCTGCCGAAGGGTCAGATGCTTGCGACTGAGGAAGACTGC of Saccopteryx bilineata isolate mSacBil1 chromosome 1, mSacBil1_pri_phased_curated, whole genome shotgun sequence contains these proteins:
- the MBD3 gene encoding methyl-CpG-binding domain protein 3 isoform X1, whose amino-acid sequence is MERKRWECPALPQGWEREEVPRRSGLSAGHRDVFYYSPSGKKFRSKPQLARYLGGSMDLGAFDFRTGKMLMSKMNKSRQRVRYDSSNQVKGKPDLNTALPVRQTASIFKQPVTKITNHPSNKVKSDPQKAVEQPRQLFWEKKLSGLNAFDIAEELVKTMDLPKGLQGVGPGCTDETLLSAIASALHTSTMPITGQLSAAVEKNPGVWLNTAQPLCKAFMVTDEDIRKQEELVQQVRKRLEEALMADMLAHVEELARDGEVPLDKPGTEEEVEDEEDEEEEPEQDQEMEHV
- the MBD3 gene encoding methyl-CpG-binding domain protein 3 isoform X2, with protein sequence MERKSPSGKKFRSKPQLARYLGGSMDLGAFDFRTGKMLMSKMNKSRQRVRYDSSNQVKGKPDLNTALPVRQTASIFKQPVTKITNHPSNKVKSDPQKAVEQPRQLFWEKKLSGLNAFDIAEELVKTMDLPKGLQGVGPGCTDETLLSAIASALHTSTMPITGQLSAAVEKNPGVWLNTAQPLCKAFMVTDEDIRKQEELVQQVRKRLEEALMADMLAHVEELARDGEVPLDKPGTEEEVEDEEDEEEEPEQDQEMEHV